Proteins from a single region of Pseudodesulfovibrio portus:
- a CDS encoding PcfJ domain-containing protein, with protein sequence MKIRDRDLIHHRKDQDCLYFKADGAALCLSPWNADFRCHCWIDQKWMPVDRFPGLRLIFTPPRFRKPCSLRQRFLDRIPEEIRELARPFRWHQLSILRLMRFTPYAIDLAHSNPILLWLIAELVSTGNMTFKECRELIQLKQKQIVKRLYPYNPSLSVKFIKRFQMVDYDFNEFLALKKVTGNTAITLHLLHCGTINLKSLACSEMNEELLSCAFFKKLIREQETFNPLYKRIREEFYECLRIAEFMEKRNPWQALKRCSDYKQLLRLHVKWANEVTDEQKLAEFMKRKKTPDLAPPKAPGTDTIVPITTVHELFEEGEELSHCVFSYLNEASSGALSFYKVLWPERGTIALSRGYDNFVVQEFKLHQNKEPGELSWDTISAWLKEINSTPD encoded by the coding sequence ATGAAAATACGAGACCGAGACCTTATACATCACCGAAAAGACCAGGATTGCCTCTACTTCAAAGCAGATGGTGCAGCCTTGTGTCTGTCGCCATGGAATGCCGATTTTAGATGCCACTGTTGGATCGACCAGAAATGGATGCCGGTGGACCGATTTCCGGGGCTACGCCTAATTTTCACTCCACCGAGATTCCGAAAGCCATGTTCGCTTCGCCAACGGTTTCTCGACAGAATCCCCGAAGAGATACGCGAATTGGCCAGACCTTTCAGGTGGCACCAACTAAGCATCCTCCGCTTAATGCGCTTCACACCCTACGCCATTGATCTCGCCCACTCCAATCCCATCCTGCTTTGGCTCATCGCTGAACTGGTGAGCACGGGCAATATGACGTTCAAAGAATGCCGCGAATTGATCCAGCTCAAGCAGAAACAAATCGTCAAGCGGCTATATCCATACAACCCTTCGCTTTCAGTAAAATTCATCAAACGGTTCCAAATGGTAGACTATGATTTCAACGAATTCCTTGCCCTTAAAAAAGTCACAGGAAACACGGCGATCACACTTCATCTGCTGCATTGTGGGACAATTAATCTAAAATCTTTGGCCTGTTCTGAAATGAATGAGGAACTACTCAGTTGCGCATTTTTCAAAAAGCTCATCCGGGAACAGGAGACATTCAATCCGCTCTACAAAAGAATACGCGAAGAATTCTATGAATGCCTTCGGATTGCCGAATTCATGGAAAAACGAAATCCATGGCAGGCTTTGAAACGATGCTCCGATTACAAACAATTACTGAGACTTCATGTCAAATGGGCAAACGAGGTCACAGACGAGCAAAAACTGGCTGAATTCATGAAACGCAAGAAAACCCCTGACCTTGCTCCGCCTAAAGCGCCTGGAACTGACACAATTGTCCCCATCACGACTGTCCATGAACTATTTGAAGAGGGAGAAGAGCTAAGCCACTGCGTTTTCAGCTATCTCAACGAAGCCTCTTCAGGGGCACTCAGTTTTTACAAAGTATTGTGGCCCGAGCGAGGTACAATCGCCCTTAGTAGGGGTTATGACAATTTCGTGGTTCAAGAGTTCAAGCTACACCAAAACAAAGAGCCAGGAGAACTCTCATGGGACACGATTTCAGCGTGGCTCAAAGAGATAAACTCCACGCCCGACTGA